A genomic segment from Propionibacteriaceae bacterium ZF39 encodes:
- a CDS encoding DEAD/DEAH box helicase, whose amino-acid sequence MILQRADFQSAYGGLERAVAESFLSGEVSQALNPVDAKHLLRYADVLSHSSDARHRELAYTAIALLREYDTAVGLGQELSDRVLAVAEAVLVQLGNFPGIRTLQKGVGSRYALPLSRGALRIAKEVLQRTSKGDATLTDAQYAITEKMRGEDYFSFSGPTSLGKSFIIKDALYDIVRRDELNDHCVVVLVPTKALIGQTAADLRNLLSEVPEVNVATYPSLPKLLRQKYRRTIFVLTPERLLRYLADPVREIDYLVVDEAQKVIAKNDARSSLYYHAIVEATRRFATKLVFASPSIANPELFLELFGKATNGALAVKERTVAQHRYFVDLVAQRQYYFSGIDATPQELEATPRQTGVVDLILSRSGDRKAIIYINGSLKSAEFALRLAERRDVVSDEKVDDLIKHVREYVHKDYFLASTLSRGVAFHHGKMPQEVRERVEQAFADPDSPIQFVVCTSTLLEGVNLPAKNIFVLSDKHGNSSFTKIDFENLAGRAGRLTYDFSGNVVCVREEANRWADRTRALIPRAEPDPAESFLVNPANNRKKEYTDIARILRGESLPGTPSADQQRSVEQYASILTLHQLDNQQTPLRSYFLDKVKDGRELLRKAAASVEVPTDVLRRSPNILPEYQDRVWADLTSGSAAPLVADDADLADVNTFLNVLSRLSNLYGWRTTEVSGTDPLMPKNADADGWERRLYYWALLMRGWVRGDPISRVISSSIAYYTQRGWITYRDYSRDESLVNEPFDRNSAKHVNLIIEWTLRDIEGGLRFRIIGYLQNFFDVSLMSLGRDRAGVNVATLVEYGTTDRRAIQLQEVGFGRSVATELLADHADALQFSADDELEEFHYEMVLASTALSDEARAEIENIMVKVQVDDTAA is encoded by the coding sequence ATGATCCTCCAGCGTGCGGACTTTCAGTCCGCATACGGCGGTCTTGAGCGCGCCGTCGCGGAGTCGTTCCTCTCGGGCGAGGTGAGCCAGGCACTGAATCCGGTCGATGCCAAGCACCTCTTACGCTATGCCGACGTGCTTTCGCACTCCAGCGATGCGCGTCATCGGGAGCTGGCATACACGGCGATTGCGCTGCTTCGCGAGTACGACACTGCCGTGGGGCTCGGACAGGAACTGAGTGACCGGGTGCTCGCGGTCGCGGAGGCAGTGCTTGTCCAGCTCGGGAACTTTCCTGGAATCCGAACCCTACAGAAGGGTGTCGGCAGCCGCTACGCACTGCCACTATCTCGCGGCGCGCTACGCATCGCGAAGGAGGTGCTGCAGCGCACAAGTAAGGGCGATGCTACACTTACTGATGCGCAATATGCGATAACGGAGAAGATGCGCGGCGAGGACTACTTCAGCTTCTCGGGTCCTACGTCGCTCGGCAAGTCGTTCATCATTAAGGACGCGCTCTACGACATCGTTCGCCGAGACGAGCTCAACGACCACTGCGTAGTTGTCCTCGTTCCAACGAAGGCACTCATCGGCCAGACGGCGGCCGATCTCAGAAATCTCCTGTCCGAAGTTCCCGAAGTGAACGTCGCGACCTACCCATCGCTGCCGAAACTACTGCGCCAGAAGTACCGGCGCACCATCTTTGTTCTGACTCCTGAACGGTTGCTCCGCTACCTGGCGGATCCGGTGCGTGAGATTGACTACCTTGTGGTCGACGAGGCGCAGAAGGTCATCGCCAAGAACGATGCGCGCAGCTCGCTCTACTACCACGCGATCGTCGAAGCGACCCGTCGGTTCGCGACGAAGCTCGTCTTCGCATCGCCGAGCATCGCGAACCCAGAGCTGTTCCTGGAGCTGTTCGGTAAAGCGACCAACGGTGCGTTGGCCGTTAAGGAGCGGACGGTCGCGCAGCATCGATACTTCGTTGACCTGGTCGCTCAACGTCAGTACTACTTCTCCGGGATAGACGCGACACCACAGGAACTCGAAGCCACTCCTCGACAGACGGGCGTGGTCGATCTCATTCTGTCTCGGAGCGGGGATCGCAAGGCAATCATCTACATCAACGGGTCGTTGAAGTCTGCGGAGTTCGCACTTCGGCTTGCGGAGCGTCGTGACGTGGTTTCCGACGAGAAGGTCGATGATCTGATCAAGCACGTTCGCGAGTACGTGCACAAGGACTATTTCCTCGCGAGCACCTTGAGCCGTGGCGTCGCCTTCCATCACGGCAAGATGCCCCAGGAAGTGCGTGAACGTGTCGAGCAAGCGTTCGCGGATCCCGACTCACCGATCCAGTTCGTGGTCTGCACGTCGACGTTGCTTGAAGGAGTGAACCTCCCGGCGAAGAACATCTTCGTTCTCAGCGACAAGCACGGCAATAGCTCCTTCACGAAGATCGACTTCGAGAATCTCGCTGGCCGCGCTGGTCGTCTCACCTACGATTTCTCCGGCAACGTCGTCTGCGTGCGCGAAGAGGCAAACCGCTGGGCTGACAGGACCCGGGCACTGATTCCTCGGGCCGAACCCGATCCCGCCGAGAGCTTCCTCGTCAATCCTGCGAACAACCGGAAGAAGGAATACACGGACATCGCGCGGATCCTGCGAGGCGAGAGCCTGCCGGGCACGCCGTCGGCAGATCAGCAGCGAAGCGTTGAGCAGTATGCATCCATACTGACCCTGCATCAGCTCGACAACCAGCAGACGCCGCTTCGGAGCTACTTCCTCGACAAGGTCAAGGATGGGCGCGAACTACTCCGGAAAGCGGCCGCTTCGGTTGAAGTGCCAACCGACGTGTTGCGCCGCTCCCCGAACATCCTTCCGGAGTACCAGGACCGCGTGTGGGCTGATCTCACGAGCGGCTCTGCGGCACCGCTCGTCGCTGACGATGCAGACCTCGCGGACGTCAACACGTTCCTCAACGTACTCAGCCGCCTGAGCAACCTCTATGGGTGGCGAACGACTGAGGTTTCGGGAACAGACCCTCTCATGCCCAAGAACGCCGATGCTGACGGCTGGGAACGCCGCCTCTACTATTGGGCACTCCTCATGCGCGGTTGGGTACGGGGCGATCCGATCAGCCGAGTGATCTCCAGCTCAATCGCGTACTACACCCAGCGTGGATGGATCACCTACCGCGACTACTCGCGTGACGAGAGTCTCGTAAACGAACCTTTCGACCGAAACTCGGCGAAGCACGTGAACCTCATCATCGAGTGGACGCTGCGGGACATCGAGGGCGGCCTGCGGTTCCGCATCATCGGGTACCTGCAGAACTTCTTCGATGTGAGCCTCATGTCACTCGGGAGAGACAGAGCCGGAGTCAACGTTGCGACCCTTGTCGAGTACGGCACGACTGATCGGCGGGCGATTCAGCTCCAAGAGGTCGGGTTCGGTCGGTCCGTCGCAACGGAGCTTCTGGCCGATCACGCCGATGCGCTGCAGTTCTCTGCCGACGATGAACTCGAAGAGTTTCACTATGAAATGGTGCTGGCAAGCACCGCGCTGTCCGACGAGGCGCGGGCCGAAATCGAGAACATCATGGTCAAGGTGCAAGTTGATGACACTGCAGCGTAG